GTCTATTAAATATGGTGGaacattatatttattttagcttACCCGTTTCTAACGTATACAGACAATCATTGGTCAGGAATTCACTATAcctgtaatttatttcaaaacaacgCTCTGAAGTGCTTATTATTAGAGGCTCTatgttttcattacaattacAAGATGAATGATGGGAGCTTTTCcactcagaaaatatttccttgtgcCATTAAGCAAAGAATTTGTGaacattacagaaaacattgtGACCTCTAAAATTAATACACAGTCCAAACGAAACACTGTATCACAGAAAATAGTAGTCTGAATCATACTTGCTATTGAAGATGGGTTTGTGGAACCTGGATGTTGGGCAAATAGTTCTTGTAGCTGTGGATCAAATGTTACAACACACATACTTGCACCGGATTATCCCAAAGACATTCTGAAAAGAACAACTGCATTTCACAATTACTATACATACAGTCCTTCTCTCTAATGAGATTTAGGTGACAAAAATAAGACTGAAGTCCTTACAAATTCCAGAAGATTTGTGTTACCCACATAAAATGCCTTCACAACTGTCGAGACACATAATTACTAAGATTTGGGTTAGAATGAATGTAATTTACAACGTATGCCTAGAATAAATTTATAGTCTTGGAAGATTAGCTGAACAAAGGTATAGAATTTCCTATATACAAGCAACAGGATaccatttaaaaagtaaagtaaaaagCTGTATGTTTTCACACAGTTTTTCTAGTATATTCTCACTTATTTgatgtttcttcagttttgaatCCAAAGTACATTTATGTGAACGTTCTTAAAGATGGGAGTTCATGTGAAAGGCAACGGTGAAGTACAAGCTACATACCCTTGCATGACTATCCCATTTTACAGAAGGCACGTACTGAGAGGGGACATTAACCAGCTCGTGATTTCCTCGGAGCTATTTACATTAGTCAGCTTTAGGTACATAGCTGGTTTAGTCCACAGCTAGTCTCCCTGTACTCTCTTGGCTGTcgaaagagaaagcaaattttctCCTGCAGGATGTTCTGACCAGAAGCTTCTCTGAATGACCTTTTGGGTTGACATTTCTTTATTGACTGTGGGAAGAGCAGTCAACTAACTTAGCTGATTGACACTGGGTAATATCACTGTGTTTATGGTCAACACTATTCCTCTTCAGCTCTTGCTCAATACAGCTTTAATTCATCCCGTTTCTACTGTAATACAACACTGTCACCAGTCCAGCCATTATTTTTTGTTACGGGTGAGATACTCCAAACCACTCAGTAGACTCCACGTTGTGTTAAATGTTACTCTAAATACTAATACGCATTTAAGTAGTGCACTGATTATGCTAACACATAGCTAGAAACTGGTGAAAATTACTCTCTTAATTCTATGAATTTTGAAAGGTCTATCACTTGCCTATAAGGTTAACTGTAGTAGCCAACAACTGCGGTTTACATAGTATTGTGTTAATTCTTGGTCCAGAGGTGGAGAAGAGATAAACAAACAGTTTCTGTTCCCTAATTAGCCCTGATCATATAAATAAGCAATATAGCACCAGAAAGAAGATGTTAAcgatacaaaagaaaaaaggaccTTCTGACAGGTCTGACAAATAAAGCAATTCTGCTTAAGGACATTCATTTTCGGTTTTGAAGACAGTACAACAAATAATGGGAAGGCCAAAGGGAGTGCTAAACATTCTGAGGAAAACATATTGTAACTGCATAGGTGAAAACTTGGTCCCGTGGTACCTGAATGCAGAACTCCGATTCGTCAGGATAAGAGTTTGATACTTGTATTGATGTAGGTGTGATCTCTTTAATGGAGTTCTGTATTTCAACAcatctgaaaatggaaatgtgcaTCATTCTCATACAGAACTcatttggttgctttttttcccactcccAGGATATAATTTAACCATTAATGCACTTAAcgctttaaaaatatttccagctaTTAATGAAAGGTAATTCATACCTCCGTGACCATATAAGCAAATGCTGAACTCTACTTACATAAACAATCACCACTGACCATGAGATTTATTGGTCCTATGTTGAAAGCCTCATATATTTGTGAGTATTTGCCAGAGTGAGGCCCTCctaatatatataaatgaatgGTCAATCATTTATGTAAAAAGTGTGTTGGTTTTTACTGATAcgtaaaattaaaaagcagatacTGCATATCACTATCTTTTTGATCAGATGATTTATGAAATGCTGGTCAGTGAAAGTCAACCAGTCACCTTAATGTTAGAAAATGCATCTTTAGGACAAAGGACAGAGGGAGAGACATAAAAGATTGGAAGCATAGAAGCATATCCTCATAAGTACTAAGCAATCCCTGTTGTTGGATGACCAGATTGAATCATCATTTAGGTATGTGTCATCAAAGTTCACAATCTTCAAGTCCTTCTTAAGGTACATTTCATTCAGTTTGTTCAGTGTTCGAGCAAATGTATATTTAGATGCACAACTATATGCTTCCAGATTGTAGACTTTGTGGAAGTGCATATCAAAATATGGATTATCCTAAAAAAGTGGAGAGAGAATGAAATTATTACATGCATCACAGATGTTAGAATGGCAATCTGTTGTTCTCTGCTCAGGTACCTTCGGGGCTTTTTCTTAGTTTGATGGTCCCTGAAGGACTTTGCATATTTCTGCTATTCAAGCTAAAGGGTCTTTAAAGTCTTTACAAAGTAGCAGTTTGTAATTAGCTGCAATTCTTTGCCATCAGGAGTTTTGCCTGAGTAAAAGTTTCAGACTTTGGCCAAGCAATATACTGCACTTTATAAGGATTATACAatcttgttttgaaatgaaCCAATTTGTCATTTTGCCTAAAACACACTATATGAAAAGCACTTGCCTTGGACTATAACTATATATGCCTGTCAGAAGAAGAATATTGATTGCCCTTCCTGCCTAAATTGTAATTATCTGTGCTTTCTGGCTTTTTGGCACAATTAATCCTAGCAGCAGCTAGGATGTTAAATAGCTGTTAAATTCTGTGGATATGAATAACTATTATGAATATTTATAGCAGTGTTAATCACCTTATAATTATGAGTTTGAGGTTCATTTAGGCTTTTCTTTAAccaaaaatgaaacagattttgatCATCCCAGTTGTGGAAGGCTGAATCATCTCTGAAGATACTCAAgcacagcacttcagaaaaaaagctgaagtaaatTCATGCAGGCAAGTGATAAGGAAATCCTCTGGCTGCcttggctggggaaggggcaggaatATCTCTAGAAGCAAGAAAACTTGGAGAGGGGATGTAAAGGATTattagtttttacttttttccctctctggcCTAAACTGCAAAG
The Falco rusticolus isolate bFalRus1 chromosome 1, bFalRus1.pri, whole genome shotgun sequence genome window above contains:
- the EXOC1L gene encoding exocyst complex component 1-like, producing the protein MSSLVKEDLARRLFGPRRQRLHEFIEVEGAGAGRCYLCAAVTKSEEVEICMVKHLRVDREEKYEIVEKWFLRDLEMIDGKEADTDNPYFDMHFHKVYNLEAYSCASKYTFARTLNKLNEMYLKKDLKIVNFDDTYLNDDSIWSSNNRDCLVLMRICFYASNLLCLSLCPLS